Genomic window (Rosa chinensis cultivar Old Blush chromosome 6, RchiOBHm-V2, whole genome shotgun sequence):
ATAGTAGCTGAGAGAGTGCAGAAGTGAAATTAGTATACAAAACCTGCAATTTCAGAAGAAACTGACTAGCGACAAAACCTAACAAGAAATTACACAAAAGCAAACAAGAAATTGATTGCATTTAATTCATGCTCAATGCAAAGGAATACCAACACAAGCCAAGCCAAAGTGACATTACATAAAGTTTTAAAAATTTGTTTGCATTTAATTATGGATATGCTAAATTTGATAACTAGCTTACCTGCAGAATAGGAGTTGGAAGAAAGCGTATGTTGGTATTTGACATGTAAGACCTCTTTTGTCATGTCCTAATCCCAAAATATGAGATTAAGAACTATGACTACAAGATAGCAAAAAGAAagctgaaagaaagaaaagaaaaggaagtcaAAGAAACTCATTTTCAAACTAACATTACTTTCTATGAAAGTTCAAATACGTTTCTAATTACAAGTATACAAGATCTAGTTGTTGACCTGTTGCCAAATATACAAGATCTAATTACAAATATACGTTTCTAATTCAAGTAAGTTCAACTACACAAGCTGTTGACCTGTTGCCAAATGAGTATTTAGAAAGAAAGACAAGCTTATAACAACCTGGTGGCACAAAATTTggctgtttggctccagttttgttgtagctggtcaacagtctcttttctgcgcaggcgtgccagcaccgttcgggtgcagtcgttgggggtgtcccttgacttgacttcttttgagcaactgtagacgaggagagcaccaacctcgtcgtgggggTCTTCtctgcctcgtggtgaggactttatCGTGTATCACCaagtcgatactcaacgttatACGTggagcagagcgaaatcaccagGAAGTAGAGGGAACTTGCCAAAGCGTGGCTTTAGCTTAGCTGGTttgtgagggcgttacccttgcttggctggtttcgtaaccgttgtggtcgcggtactacagtcggctcccgaggagactaggaccggagcactttgacagagggtttggtggcactgacagtcggctcttgagaAGACTATGactggagtgtgatcaccggtaagagaatgagaggagttgctcttagagaggggttgctctagagaggcttggataatcttagagattgttgttgaattgtgttgttttggttacttgttgtagcctctatatatataggctaccaagccatagtggttagccttaaacaaatcatgataggttaggtttgagcacttaaaacactaatggaatgttaggtttaagcacttaaacactaatggaatgttaggtttaagcacttactGCTCCAATTTTTCTGCAGctatatctccaccaagaactcaaaatgggccttccacttcttcatatcaaataatCCGcaatgagtgtagatcattgtggaaaattttcagagctttattccatgtggttagGCCGGAAATGCTACTGGcctccttacaggtccagttttccagttttgcttatgcagaaaattggactgattatTTGAAAGCTTTCCACTCATAACtagctctggaactcttcataagaaatgatccttgggatgtctagaaaTAATCTGGAAATATTTAGCTCATTTGggtttcatttggttagtcttccgcccctcctttcttgtttagctcggtttctcctagccgaagtaggaaaatgtgttaaagttgacttttcatttccatgcttctatcatttccttttcttacagctcgcataatcttccatagtaggctttatttagcctctaaataatatatttcaaatttgtcgataatatatagcttgagccactaactttgactcaatttctccaagacacaccttatcaggccaaaatgctcattttgggtctaAACACTGGCCTTTGAAAGCATGTGTATATATCCACACACAGATATTCACTTCCCAAATTGCTACCCAATTCCCCAAACTTCAGCCTCATACATGACACATCAAATCAAAATATCACAAATTATCactaccaaaaacaaaactgaaGCTTACCCAACCAAATTTTCATACAGTTACACAATTTTGTTCCCATACAAAATAAATCACCACATATTCATACAGATTCAACCATAGAATTAAGCGTTGGAGAATTAAATTGGAAGAGGGACTTACCATAGCAGCTGATGCAGGTcactcttgttgttgttgttgtcggCCTGACACGATATGCTTCGAGTCTTGAATACAAGTGATATGAAATAGAGAATCTTATTCTGGGTTCTAGATTCTTTTCGCAACAATTTACAAAATTGTCTTTCGGCTCCACTCCTATACAATCTGCAGTCCCCAAACACAAAGTTACAGAAAATTCTTCTTCACCATACTTCCCGACAATACCAGCCTTCTTGGTTCTCTTTGTGTGAATAGCAAATCAGGAATCAAGGCATCAGACCCACGATCATCTTAATggtttagaaaaataaaagcaaaaataaTAGCAGCATTAATAAAAGCTGCTCCTATCCAGGATTCAGTTCAATTGAGATGTCATAATCACAGAAACAAAAACTGCAGATTGTAAAAAATAGAGGTCCGCCTCCACTGTCTTTGAAGTTTCCGAATAATAGAAAGACAAGCCACTAATCACATAAACTACATGATAATTTGAATATGACAACCGAAAACAATATGCTCACAAATAATACGGCACACACTGAATAACAATAAAATTACATCGAATTTCCCTTTTCAATTCCCCTGTGAACTTAGCATGAAACTACATAAAACTGAGAAAAGAACGAAAACCCTGTGTAACCCACATGAAGTTACATTTCTTAAGGATTATAGTAACCCAATACTTGTTTTTGCTGTAATGAGGAGAACCATGTATGCTGTAATGAGCCCTTTGGACTAACAATTCATGTATTATGCATGTCGAGATTGTGCTATCTATTCATCTTATTATTGATCCAATTAGTCATTCATAGTTTCAactgatgaatatatatatacaagctagAATTCAAAAACTAATTAAAGACTGAGTTACTAAAGAaactaaagtattttcacaGTTTGTTAATACATATGGCCAATTTATTATACCTGCATAGCTGCTGCTGAAGCCAGCAATCCTTCACATTGGTCAAGCATGACTTTCTCTTACACTGCTACAACAAGttctaaaaccaaaacaaagaTTGAATAACAACTAAACTAATGAACATAAAACAGATTAACTACTCTGACCAGAAACCAAAACGATAATAAAAACCTAATCTAAACAACTCAGATATCAATGAAATTTTATAGACACTAAGCTAACATACTAAACTAGATACCGgtaaatttttagggattttggagatcatttgttatgctaattaattaaaagaaaacagagGACATAAACCTGCGAAAACAGAAACCAGACCCATAAAAGTGAGTCATGCCCGCAAACTCAACACTAACCCTAGAACCAATTCTGCCACCACCTGTATTCCCAGTAATTCACTTTCAGATAGGTCAACAATTAAAACCAAACCAGACCCATTTTAGCTATTTAAATCTGCATTCCTAATCCTACAGTGATTGGAGGTCCTGAAAACTCTTCCTCCATAATCTTCAACTATCAACTTATCTGTAACCAAATGAAACCAATCTAAAAAACAATCTGACTATCAATCACAATGAAACCCTACAATTATTGTTCtgaaattcaatttcatatatCTATTTGTTTATATTGGGAATTTAGGGGCTTACACTAAACAGTTGATTAAGCGGCATGAGAGAGAATTAGAACTCCGAAGATGCCGACCAAGAATCCTAAACTGAAACCCATCTTAGCTCTGGTCTCTAGCCAGCTAGAGCTCCCCGAAAACGGACTCACCGACGTCGTTTACGATATGCGACCCAATTGACTCTTTTGCAGGTGAGGGATCTAGATCTGAATGATACCCCCAAAAAATTTCCCCAATCTGGGTTTGTCGATAAGGAAGAGCTTAGACAGAAGTATTGGCGGAAGATAGGATTTGCGATGACGGAGAGATAGGGAGACAAGAGAGACGAAGAGATCGACCTCCGTTttgagagagtttttttttttctttttgagcagAGGGCGACTGTCGTGGTTTTCATACCACgggaagaattgaagaaacGCGACGGCATGTCTTTTACAGTTGCAAACTCTTAGTATTTTACTACGGCTAACTCTTGCCGAAGTAAACCATTGGGTTTGCCACGCCCAGTGGCGACGGCAGTTGTTACCGTCGCAAATATTTTGCACAATCGCAACCCCTCAGTTTTTGCCATCGCAAAAGAGGAGGCATTGGCGACGGCAATTGAAGGCCAACGCAAATTGGTGAAGCTAACACAATTCTGTAGTGCGAGATTACGTTGAATTGTATTCAATACAAGATGAAGAATACATATCTCAACTGAAGATTGTTGAACGAGGTCTTCAAATTCATGTCCATAATAGAAATTCAGGTGATGAAATGCGGAGAAGAAAGATATATTACAACGTATAGGGTTTAGAAAAAGAGACATAGAAATGCGcgattcaatttttttcttcttctaatacaaatatgtctattttggtcatttaacctacttataaaatctaatttgaaatataaaataatagggatgtgtattaagtagttaggggtgtgtatttaaaatttctctttttgaaAAGGGGTTTGGATCTAATCTCTGTTTTATCTCTCCCAGATTTTTATTGCATTTCccgtaatttattatttttttctttttgctctttcttcattttcttcttccttctttttttagTTATAACattatatattaataaaaattccTTCTAAAATCTAATCTCAACATTTTTCGAAGTAttatcaataattttttttttcctctaagCCCTTTAGTTAATAACATTTCTACAAGTATATATCTTTAATATTTCTCCCCTTTAACGGAAAATCTAATCTCTTTTTTTATCTCTCCCATATTTTTATTGCATTGCCcgtgattttttcttttttctttttgctctttcctcattttcttcttccttctttttttagTTATAACATTATACAGATTTGCTCACTTAAGGGACAATTTTAAGGGATTGTaaggacaaatgcatctcaaccacatgtattaaatataaaagcagaaattataacaacttaaaactgtgcatttattttcagccatcagattcacttgtccctcacaatcCCTCAAAAACTGTCACTTAGGTGAGCAGGCCTTTAacattatatattaaaaaaaatttcctctaGCAAGTGCTAAATTAGCCACCCCAACTTCACATCCTGAATCCACCACTGCTTGTGTAACCATTACACATTATCTGTTATAACTGTATTTCTTCATACACATTAGTAGATGAAAAGCATCTGATTGATTTGCATTATGAACAGAAATGCGCAACAATCAGCAGGAGTCCAATGCATGAGCGTTGTTCCATTTAGGCAAGTTGCATGGATTCTTGGCTTGAGATGCTGCAAGCATGAAGAAGGGTCGGTTGAGGCGATAACAATTATATGTGCTTAAAATCTTTAATAAAATAACCACCAAATCGATCTCTCTGGAATTTTTAGTCTCCAGTCTACTAATTCAGGAAAAGTTTGTAATATATAGTTGGTTCCTCTTAATTAGTTGTTATGGAATCTCTGTTCTTAATTCATTCGACTTCTATAGTAGTCCTCTGTATCTAGCTGGACCAATATGTATTTAGTCTAAAGATGGGCACTAGCAGAACAAGAACCTAAAGCTTTTGATGAACGGGGTCCAATCATATGCCCCAAAAAGCTGTGAGCTTTGAGGAATTGAGGAGGACCACTCTATGAGGGGAATTTCTGAATAAAGGGATCATATCTAGAATGAGTGAGTATTCTTTTGATTGCTGAATCTACTTGGAGAAAGAATCCTTTGGTGGTAGAATGTTCGAAAAGATAAGGAGGAGAAGGATGATCTCACTTCGAACCCATGGGAATTATGAAATCTTTATGCTTAAAAGAGGTGATATACGGTTAGTTGAATATGATGCTGGCATtgaagaattgaaattgaatctaCAACTAATCTTTGGTTGAATTCCATGATAGAGTATATATGTTGCTTTCTACTTTGGAGGCAAAGAGTATAACGTATAGTTTGCTTGATACtcgttatttttatttttcgatGGAACTTGATACTCGCTAATTACGACCATATGATCTAGACATTTTCTTTTGCTTGAACAGTGACTACAAGTTGCATGCAGGTTCTTCAGAACCATTCGGCTGATTTGCAGAGATTGGATTGGGCGCTTTGAAATGTGGTCTGGAAAATGAAAAACAAGGTGAGCCCATCACATAATTGCTGGAAACCATTTTTCCTATTCTGCACTTCACTATCTAAAATAGAAGTCCACTGTATGTGTTGAACTAGAAAACTTTATGTGGGAAGTAGCTTCCAAGTTTGTGCTTATGTTTTATTACAGTGATTTTGGTGAACATAAAATGAAATTGCTATGAGCTTCAATAGTAATTTCCTCTAATGTACTCATTTAGTTGCTTCAATTCCCCGCTTTGCTGCTCCACTACTGCTCGAACAACATCTTTGATCGAAATCATGCCAACTAGCTTGCCATCTATGACCGGTACATGCCGAATTTGATTCTCTGTTAGAGTTAAGAGATCATCATTTATTttccttcaaaattttcttATATTCAACCAAATGCTAGGTGACTCTAATTTATGTGGTAATTACAGAATAGAAATACCTGTCATAAGTTGCATTGCCTGAAGAATGTTTGTGTCAGATGTCACTGTTATTAATTTGTTCTGTCAAAAGAAAAGACTTTCTTGAACTTATTGGTAAAAAATGATTCTATATAGAATAGTGTGTAGAAGGTAAACTTCAAATATACCTCATTAGTCATAATCTCTCCAACCCTAGTGTACATGGGTGATCTGTCCTGTGCAACTATTTTCCTCACATAATCTGCTCAGTTATGCCACCATCAATAGGATCAGTAAAAATTCAATATCAGGTTGGATTCGACAAATTGATAAAACTATATGAAGTTAGTTCTGTAACTAATTTACCTCTTTCTGTGATGATTCCTGCAATATATTGTTGCTCTCCAGGCTTTAGTACAACTAATGACCCGATATTGTTTTTAGCCATCTGTAATTTCATTCTCGTCGATATATAAATTAGAAAAGGGTTCAGATTTTCCTACTACAGAATACAATACATTGACAGGAGACTCGAACGTACATTTTTTATAGCATCAATAACAGTGTCATTTGTGTGGCACCAGAGCCAAGGTCCAGTTTCTTCGCTCTTTTTCATCAGTACATCTTCCACAGTCACATTCTCCAATCCTTTTAAGGCTGGAGTGGTAACCCATTTACAACTTGAACCTAACCTTTCTACCCAAGCAATTCGTCTCCCGCGGGAATGCTCCAAAGCTGCAGCTTTGAGTATCTCATGGCATGATCTCACAGCCCT
Coding sequences:
- the LOC112172556 gene encoding CBS domain-containing protein CBSX3, mitochondrial; translation: MQGIARAVRSCHEILKAAALEHSRGRRIAWVERLGSSCKWVTTPALKGLENVTVEDVLMKKSEETGPWLWCHTNDTVIDAIKNMAKNNIGSLVVLKPGEQQYIAGIITERDYVRKIVAQDRSPMYTRVGEIMTNENKLITVTSDTNILQAMQLMTENQIRHVPVIDGKLVGMISIKDVVRAVVEQQSGELKQLNEYIRGNYY